The window CAATCTGCCGGCGATCGTCTCGACCGTGCAGGGAAATTTGTACGAGCTGCCCCACTTCACCGGGCTGCGGTTGCTGGATCTCGATTTCCCGGCGTCGTTTGCCGACAGCTTCGTCGGCCCTCGGTTCGGCGTCGCCGGGACCCGCCGGTTGTGCGGCGTCGACGACCAGCCGCTTATCGGCACGATCATCAAGCCGAGCGTCGGGCTCGCTCCCTCAGACACGGCCGACATGGTGCGGATGCTGGTCGCCGCAGGCGTTGACTTCATCAAGGACGACGAACTGATGGCCGACCCGCCGCACGCGCCGTTCGACGAGCGGGTCCGGGCGGTGATGCAGGTCGTCAACGACCATCGCGACCGCACCGGCAAGCAGGTCATGGTCGCCTTCAACATCAGCGACGAACTCGATCGCATGCAGGCGCATTACGACGCGATTCTCGCTCACGGCGGCTCGTGCGCCATGGTCAGCCTGAACAGCGTCGGCCTCGCGGCGGTCAAGAAGATGTGCGACCGCGGCGAATTGGCCGTCCACGGTCACCGCAACGGCTGGGGGATGCTGACGCGATGCCCGTCGTTGGGAATGGACTTCCGCGCCTATCAAAAACTGTGGCGGTTGGCCGGGATCGATCAGATTCACGTCAACGGCATCGCCAACAAATTCTGGGAACCGGACGACTCAGTCGTTGCGTCGATCTCCGCCTGCCGCGAGCCGCTCCTGGGAGGGATGGAAATCTTGCCGGTCGTCTCGTCGGGGCAATGGGGCGGACAGGCGTTCGAGACTTATCGCCGGACGAAGACCTTGGACTTGCTCTATCTTGCCGGCGGCGGGGTGCTGGCCCATCCCGGCGGTCCGGCCCAAGGGGTCGCTGCACTGCAGCAAGCGTGGCAAGCCGCGGCCGCGGGGCTCGATCTGCACCAAGCCGTCCGCGAGTTCCCGGCGCTCCGTGCCTCGGCCGAGAAGTTCGGCAGGCTTGCCGTCGCCTCCCGCAATTCGTCCGTGACGGAGGCCGCCCTGTCATGAGCGAGTTGCTGATCACCTATTTGGCGGACGACCTTACCGGCGCGACCGACGTGCTCGAGCAACTGACCGGGGCCGGGGTGCGCACCGTCCTGTTCTTCACTGCGCCTGACGCGACGACGCTCGCCCGATTTCCCGGCGTGCAAGCCATCGGAGTCGCCGGCACGGCTCGATCCTTGGGGGGCGAGGCGCTCGACCAGGAGATTCGCCCTGCCCTGGCCGCGCTTGCCGAGTTTCGCGCCCCCGTGTGTCACTACAAAGTCTGTTCGACGTTCGATTCCTCGCCCCGTCGCGGCAACATCGGCCGCGCACTCGAACTCGGCCGCGAGGTGTGCCGTCCCGCGCTGGTCGCGGTGCTCGGAGGGAGTCCGTTGTTGAATCGCTACTGCGTCTTCGGCAACTTATTCGCCGCCGGCGCCGTAGCAGTCGACGGATCGGCCTATCGGCTCGATCGCCATCCCACGGCAAGCGTTCACCCCGCGACCCCAATGACTGAGAGCGATCTCCGCCGGGTGTTGGGCGAGCAAACGAATCTCCGCATCGAGTTGTTCGACGTGCTGCAGTATCGTCGCTCGACTGACGAGCAGCGGGCCTTGCTCGCGCGGCTCCAGTCCGGCTCCGCCGCCGTGTT of the Pirellulales bacterium genome contains:
- a CDS encoding ribulose-bisphosphate carboxylase large subunit family protein produces the protein MSRLIATYLIETPIAPETAAAALAGEQSSGTFVAVPGETESLKARFAARVESIEELGVVDAPSLPGGRENPRGEYAQAIVRVSWPVENFGTNLPAIVSTVQGNLYELPHFTGLRLLDLDFPASFADSFVGPRFGVAGTRRLCGVDDQPLIGTIIKPSVGLAPSDTADMVRMLVAAGVDFIKDDELMADPPHAPFDERVRAVMQVVNDHRDRTGKQVMVAFNISDELDRMQAHYDAILAHGGSCAMVSLNSVGLAAVKKMCDRGELAVHGHRNGWGMLTRCPSLGMDFRAYQKLWRLAGIDQIHVNGIANKFWEPDDSVVASISACREPLLGGMEILPVVSSGQWGGQAFETYRRTKTLDLLYLAGGGVLAHPGGPAQGVAALQQAWQAAAAGLDLHQAVREFPALRASAEKFGRLAVASRNSSVTEAALS